The following proteins are co-located in the Colletotrichum lupini chromosome 4, complete sequence genome:
- a CDS encoding fungal specific transcription factor domain-containing protein → MEHTQASPFLKPVITPKRKAQISTAPAASSQSVQQRQIEERSELAQAIQRSPDWSNGSLQPAGLFSRAATRGSFSLGSILNASESTTSEAQQEESRIPADDPIQLGLLNSSIASSLFENFMESLNPYISQLDPYLHTFSQIRQESSFLLTAILSAAAKAFNPALYKRLRDHAEGILASTFRKGTKSVETAQAVMILTYWKESEDTRAWMLLGYVIRMGMELGWHRLAPYSPQSNAAMDLERHQARNIERTWLILFVYDRSMSLQTGKPWMIERSEFIESIEPWCKDAMATPGDCLLGALVTLRLLSSEVFRLLGPRSSRVHARQLHSLESLLAIIKSRIDEWESRWLRVADTGMPKPQAVKDILAQSDPNMTYHMEALWLMLSTSHSIAGQIQPAIQSAISGAALVFSQQAAPPGSSCALQSRFLDNILARISKPSAEASTVTDLPEHRDQLRAGERDTTREIGYAATSGRAFGQAEGALSLDFADDETWVGLMAEAGFNTQDGVFFA, encoded by the exons ATGGAACACACCCAAGCATCGCCATTTCTCAAGCCCGT AATCACGCCCAAGCGCAAAGCCCAGATCTCGACAGCACCAGCCGCTTCTTCTCAGTCGGTACAACAAAGGCAGATTGAGGAGAGAAGTGAACTGGCGCAGGCAATTCAACGAAGTCCAGACTGGAGCAATGGAAGCCTGCAGCCTGCTGGGCTGTTCAGTCGTGCAGCCACTCGAGGCAGTTTCTCACTTGGAAGCATATTGAATGCTTCAGAATCGACCACTTCAGAGGCACAGCAAGAAGAGTCGCGGATCCCTGCAGATGATCCAATTCAACTTGGTCTCCTCAATTCTTCCATCGCCTCGTCTCTGTTCGAAAA TTTCATGGAATCTCTCAATCCATACATAAGCCAATTGGACCCGTACCTGCACACCTTCAGCCAGATCCGACAGGAGTCTTCATTCCTTCTTACGGCAATCCTATCCGCAGCCGCAAAGGCATTCAATCCTGCTCTATACAAGAGACTCCGCGACCATGCAGAAGGTATCCTTGCCTCTACGTTCAGAAAAGGAACCAAATCAGTTGAGACTGCCCAAGCGGTGATGATCTTGACCTATTGGAAAGAGTCTGAAGACACACGTGCCTGGATGCTCCTGGGATACGTGATCAGGATGGGCATGGAATTGGGCTGGCATCGGCTGGCTCCTTATTCGCCGCAATCAAACGCGGCCATGGACTTGGAGCGACATCAAGCCAGGAACATCGAGAGAACCTGGCTGATTCTCTTTGTTTACGATCGAAG CATGAGCTTACAAACTGGAAAGCCGTGGATGATTGAACGAAGTGAGTTCATCGAGTCTATTGAGCCATGGTGTAAAGATGCAATGGCTACTCCTGGTGATTGCCTGCTTGGTGCGCTAGTAACACTACGACTGTTGAGTTCAGAGGTTTTCAGGCTACTAGGACCGAGGTCAAGTCGAGTTCACGCCAGACAACTACACAGTCTCGAGTCTCTCCTTGCAATTATCAAGAGCAGAATCGATGAGTGGGAGTCGAGGTGGCTCAGGGTCGCAGATACAGGTATGCCTAAACCCCAAGCCGTGAAA GACATCTTAGCACAGTCGGATCCAAACATGACCTACCATATGGAGGCTCTCTGG CTCATGTTATCTACGTCCCATTCCATCGCCGGCCAAATTCAACCAGCCATTCAAAGTGCAATCTCGGGTGCAGCCTTGGTTTTCTCCCAGCAAGCTGCGCCGCCGGGCTCGAGTTGCGCACTTCAGTCAAGGTTTCTCGACAACATCTTGGCTAGAATCTCCAAGCCCTCAGCCGAGGCGTCGACGGTAACAGATCTTCCTGAGCATCGTGACCAGCTTCGGGCTGGCGAGCGGGACACGACACGCGAGATCGGGTATGCCGCAACCTCAGGTCGAGCTTTCGGCCAGGCGGAAGGCGCACTGAGTTTGGATTTTGCAGATGATGAGACCTGGGTTGGACTCATGGCTGAAGCTGGTTTCAATACTCAAGATGGTGTATTTTTTGCTTGA